The following are encoded together in the Oncorhynchus nerka isolate Pitt River unplaced genomic scaffold, Oner_Uvic_2.0 unplaced_scaffold_2089, whole genome shotgun sequence genome:
- the LOC135559524 gene encoding UDP-glucuronosyltransferase 2B31-like — MHAYVKQLVKMCLPGIFIVTLLTLSIPAVHGGKVLVFPHDGSHWVNMKVIIEALHSRGHSVSVVRPSDSWYIKETSPHYSSTTIDIPGGADEELFCSFVSRLIQIKREGNSAWTRFSLDMELKDGFFEVHRKVCEMIIHMLENKQLMQSIRETKYDLVLTDPLNGGGIVLAHYLIVPLVFNVRWTIGGEGHFVIAPSPLSYVPFPVAELTDKIYVLPGWSERSHPHFGPQVV; from the coding sequence ATGCATGCTTATGTGAAGCAGCTAGTGAAGATGTGTCTCCCTGGTATCTTCATTGTTACCCTGTTGACCCTCTCTATTCCTGCTGTCCATGGTGGGAAAGTCCTGGTGTTTCCTCATGACGGCAGCCACTGGGTCAACATGAAGGTCATTATTGAAGCGCTTCATTCAAGAGGTCACAGTGTGTCAGTAGTACGGCCATCAGACAGCTGGTACATCAAGGAAACCTCCCCTCACTACAGTTCAACAACAATTGATATTCCAGGTGGAGCTGATGAGGAATTATTTTGCTCATTTGTGTCAAGACTAatacagataaagagagagggaaactctGCTTGGACTCGTTTTAGTTTGGACATGGAGTTGAAGGACGGGTTTTTTGAAGTTCACCGCAAAGTGTGTGAGATGATAATCCACATGTTAGAGAATAAACAGTTGATGCAGTCTATTAGAGAAACCAAGTATGACTTGGTTCTGACAGACCCATTAAATGGGGGAGGCATTGTGCTGGCTCACTATTTAATTGTGCCACTTGTTTTCAATGTTAGATGGACTATAGGTGGTGAGGGTCATTTTGTTATTGCTCCCTCTCCACTATCTTATGTTCCATTTCCTGTTGCAGAGTTAACAGACAAGATTtatgtacttccgggttggagcgagcggtcgcatccgcacttcggtccgcaggtagtataa